The Alteribacter populi genomic sequence GAGCTGTAATAAGTGCTCCGGCACCAAAGCCCATTACTGCCATACCTGTGGCTAAGCCTCTACGGTCAGGGAACCATTTAACGAGCGTAGAAACGGGAGCGATGTAACCTAGTCCCAATCCAAGCCCGCTTGCTAATCCATATGTAAGAAGAAAAAGTACTAAGGAATCAACGGCAACGGCAACGCCAGCGCCTGCTTGTCCTAAACCGAATAATATAGCGGATAGTATCGCTGATTTTCTAGGACCATTTCTTTCAACAAAACTTCCAAAGAATGCGGCTGATAGTCCTGCAAGGGCCATCATAATCGTAAAGGCAAATGTTATGCCTGCTGTTGACCAGCCCATTGTGTCATGAATCGGATTCGTATAGACGCTGTAGGCATATGCGGCACCAATGGAGAGGTGAATAGCAATAGCTGATAAAGCAATGAGCCACCTATTTTTAGTTGTTTTCATTTTGTCCTCCTTCTGTGTCATGATAATATGATGTATCAGAATGTTACCATAATTTTTACACAAATCAAATAATTTAGAAAAGAGAAATTTTTTCGGGTGTGGTATTTTAATTATAAGCGCAGCAATAATAGTAGATTGGTCCTTGTTAGAAACAATTCTACATAAAACAAGCTTTTCTCTACACAAAAGAAAGTTAATTCTACACAAAAATGATTTATTTCTACATCAAGGCACTTTTTTAAAAATAATGTTGCTTTTTGAGCCAAAAGAACGCTAACAAAAGTAGATTGGTTTCTGTTAGAAACAATTCTACATAAAACAGGCTTTTTTCTACACAAAAGAAAGTTGATTCAACACAAAATTGATATATTTCGACATCAAGGCTCTTTTTTTTATATAATGTTGCTACATGAGCCAAAAGAACGCTAACAAAAGGAGATTGGTCCTTGTTAGAAACAACTCTACATAACAGGCTTTTTTCTACACAAAAGAAAGTTGATTCAACACAAAATTGATTTATTTCGACATCAAGGCTCTTTTTTTTAAATAATGTTGCTACTTGAGCCAAAAGAACGCTAACAAAAGTAGATTGGTTATTGTTAGAAACAATTCTACACAAAAACCCACTGATTCATAATTGAAAAGTAAAGGACGTTTCATATGTACAATTGCGGGCTCGTATTAGAAGGTGGCGGAATGAAAGGGTTATATACAGCTGGAGTTCTTGAATACTTCCTCGAAAAAGAGTTGTTTTTCAACTATGTAATCGGAGTTTCTGCCGGTGCTTGTATGGGAGCTTCTTATTTATCAAGACAAAAGGGGCGGAATAAAGAGGTCAATATCGGTCTTGTTCATGATTCAAGGTATTTATCTTGGCGTAATTTCATCTTAAAAAGAGAACTTTTTGGCATGGATTTTTTATTTGATGAAATTCCAAATCACATTGTTCCTTTTGATTTCACAACGTTTGGAACGGGTAAAGAGCAGTTTTTAATCGGTACAATCGATTGTCACACAGGTGTTGCTCGTTATTACAATAAACATGAACATGGTAAAGATATTTTAAAAATTATAAGGGCTTCAAGCTCCCTGCCTTTTATCGCTAAGCCCGTTGAATATGAAGGGAAAATGCTGCTTGATGGAGGTCTCGTTGACCCGATTCCCATAAAAAAAGCCAACGAAGACGGCAGTCAAAAAAACGTGGTGATCATGACAAAAGCCAATAATCAACGGTTAAAGCCAAGCAGAGCTTCTACGTTTATGAAGCTACTTTATCGGAAACACCCCGCAGTGGCCAACTCATTGCAAAAACGACGGGCAACCTATAACGAAACCTTATCCTTCATAGAATCTGAGCAGGAAAAAGGAAACGTATTTTTGATCCAGCCGAGTGTGGACCTTCCTGTTAGCAGTTTCGAGCGGAATCAAAAAAGGCTGCTTCACTTGTACGAGCTAGGGTACCAGGATGCAAAGGTTCAATATGAACAGTTAAAGCAGTGGTTAGGAAAATAATCTTGCGTGCTAGTAAAAAGAAAAGTACATCAAACAAGAGGTGAAGTGAATGGACAGGGTAACAAAATCATACTTTGAAAATCTAGAATCTAACGATAAAAACGTTCAATACGAAGCATATAAGAATATTCTAGCAGCTACAGAAGAAAAGGTAGCGTGGAGCTATGAAGTGTGGGATGAATTGAAGGAAGGTCTAACTCATCCTGATCATCATAAAAGATCAAGGTCCGCGCAATTCCTTTCCAATTTGGCAATAAGTGATCCTGAGAAAAGAATGTTAAAAGATTTCCCCTCATTATGGGAAGTAACGAAAGATCAAAAATTCGTCACTGCAAGACATAGCATACAATCCGTGTGGAGAGTAGGTCTAGCTGGATATGAGCAAAAAGAACTGGTGTTCACTCACCTGGTTGATCGCTTTAAAAACTGCGTTGAAGAGAAGAACTATACTTTGATTCGCTATGATATTCTTCAAGGTCTAAGAAACTTATATGATGAAGGAAAAGATGAAGATATCAAACAAAACGCCTTAGCTTTGATTGAAACTGAAGAAGAAAGCAAGTATCAGAAGAAGTATTTGTCTTTGTGGAGGAACTAGATTTAACATCTCCAGCTGCTTTTAGAACAACAATAACCATACCAAGACTTAAACAACTGCTCATTTAAAGAGGGCAGTTGTTTTTTACGTTCTGTTTTCACTCGAGTATGTTAAGCCTTTGAAGAATACAATATCAGACTCGAGACGGATAAAATATCCATCTTAAGTAAGTTTTATATACTGAATTTTTCAAATATAATAAGAGCTAGTAATATGGATAATTGTTATTTTTTGTGTGGGAGAGAGGATGAGTTTTTTGGAAAAGATTATAGAAGTTCAAGCCATTAAAAAGAAGTATGTGAAAAGAAAAACGAAAGAAACGATTACCGCTGTTAACGATGTCTCCTTTGATGTGCACCGTGGAGAGGTTCTTGGGTTATTGGGTCCAAATGGTGCGGGGAAAACATCGACGATTAAGATGATTTGTGGTTTGCTGCAAAGTGATGCTGGCTCGATCCACATCAATGGCTTTAGTATCCGTAAAAACAGACTGAAAGCGTTGCGTCATATTAGCGCCGTTTTAGAGGGAAATCGAAATTTGTACTGGCGGTTAACCGTTCGGGAAAACCTTGAATACTTTGCTGGCAATCGCGGTTACTCGAAAATACAAGTATCCGATCGAGTGGAAAAGCTGTTGGAGCAATTTCGTCTTAAAGAAAAAGAAAATGAACTCGTTAATGGATTGTCTCGCGGAATGCAGCAAAAGCTGGCCATCGCTGTCGCTTTATTAGCAAATACGGAAGTTATCTTGCTGGACGAACCAACTCTCGGGCTAGATGTTGAAATTAGTTATGAACTGCGTGAAATTTTGAAGATGATTGTAAAGGAAGAAAAACGCACAATCATTATCAGCTCACATGATATGCCAGTCGTCCAAGAGCTGTGTGATCGAACGATTATTATTAATAAAGGTGAAGTCGTGATCGACGAAAAGGTGGAGAATTTGCTCAAGCTTTTTGAAACAAGGGCTTATTCGATTAAACTCGGTGAAGAATTAAGCGTAAAGCAGGAGAAGGAGCTGTTAATGAAGTTCCCTTTAAGTACGTATAAAGCGGGATCTCATCAAACGATTGTTGAAGTGAATTTAGAGCGGAGTGAAGATATTTATGAGCTGATCGATATCTTCAAAGCGGAAGGAACAATGGTTGAAAGCATCGATCGCACATCTATTGATTTTGAACAAGTGTTTATGCAGATCGTGAAGGGAGAAAAGAAGTATGAAATGGCTTAATTTAATGAATGCCAATATACGTAAGGAATATATTGAGATGAAACGTTACTTGCCGAACACGCTTGCGTTATTAGCGACGTTCTATATTATTTTTCTGGCGTCATTTTTTGGGATTATGTTCATAGGAGATCCAGCCAGTTTTGATGCGAATGTGCAATATTCGATTGTAAGTGTCGTCTTTTGGAGCTTAACGATGATGACGATGAACTTTATTGGCTTTTCAGTCGTAACAGAGGCGATGCGGGGGACACTTGAGCAATTATACATGTCTCCGATGGGGGTATGGAAAATCATGCTTACTCGTATCATCGGACAATTTGCACTGCAATCGATTATTATGGTGATCTTACTTTTCGCGGCAATGCTCACCTCGGGGCAGTGGCTGAATCTAAACCCTACGACGACGATCCCAATTATTTTAGTAACGATGGTAAGCATGGTTGGCGTTAGCTTTATGATTGCAGGGTTAGCGGTTATAGTAAAGCAAATTCAAGCCTTTTTACAAATTTTCCAGTTCGTTTTAATGGGTCTCGTCTTTGTCCCGTTATCTGTAGCGCCGTTTCTTGCCTTCGCTCCATTTGTCCAAGGGGTGAATATGGTAAGAACGGTGATGATTGAGAACCTGACTTTAACTCAGCTACCTTGGTCCGACTATGGAATCTTACTTTTAAATTCCCTCGTTTATTTAGTCTTAGGATTAATTGTCTTTCACCGCTGTGAGAAAATTGCAATGAAGAAGGGGCTGTTGGGGCAGTACTAGAATGTACTTGCTCTTTTATATGGAATGTAACAACAGATTCTTTAGTCGTGTTTTGTTGACTAAATTTTAAAAAGCGTATTTTTTTGCAGCTCCGTTGGCCTCCATCTGCTTGTTTTCCGCGGACGAACCGCCAAGCCTCCTTGGGAAAAAGCGCCCTGCGGGGTCTTGGCTGGCCCGTTTTTCCGCAGGAGTCTCGCAGATTCCGGCCTACTACGCAGAAGATCTTTTTATTAAGAGACCTTTTAAACACATTTCAACTTGGCTACGGTCTCCAATTTGCTTGGTGTTAAAATAAGAGTAACTTTATGGAGCTCCGGACTTTTCACATATCGTTTTCCCCGTAAATTGGAAAGAACTCTTAGAAACATTCAATAACAAAGGGTTCTATTAAAAAGCCTGTATCCTTAGTAATCAATGATACAGGCTTTTTGGATAACCATAGTTGAACTAGCGCTCGCCTAACGCGCAGTAAAAAATAGCAACAACCTTTTAGAAAAGAGCCTTAATAAAAGACCTCTAAGCAGTTTCTCTTACTATTTCTCGATTATGTCATTTCCTATGTGAAACCCATGTTTGCAGCTCTGGAAAATTGTACTCAATATTACTCTTGAAAAATCCAATTTTATCAATCTAGCATACTATTCTTCATTTTAACAAAATCATGTTAAAATAGATGGGTAAACATGAAAATGGAGGCGTGTGAATGGGTAAACGTGTTTTGTTTTTTATATTAACAAACATTCTTGTCATGACAACGATCGTAATCGTCTGGTCGCTAATTACGACTTTTACAGACATCAGTGGTACGTTTGAGACGGGAGGTCCCGGCTTAGGGATTGATTATGCATCGTTAATGGTATTCAGCTTACTTGTAGGTTTTATAGGGTCATTTATCTCACTAGCGATGTCACGTTGGATGGCAAAGAAAATGATGAAGGTCAAAGTGCTTGATCCTGATGGTCCATTATCAACACATGAACGGGCTGTAGTTGAGAAGGTTCACCGCTTTTCACGTGCAGCTGGGTTAATGCATATGCCAGAGGTTGGGATTTATCAGTCAGCCGAGGTGAATGCATTCGCTACAGGTCCTTCGAAAAAACGGTCACTTGTGGCTGTTTCTTCAGGCTTATTAAACTCGATGGATGACGATGCGGTTGAAGGCGTTATCGCCCATGAAGTGGCACACGTGTCAAATGGTGACATGGTCACGATGACGTTATTGCAAGGTGTCGTGAACACCTTTGTTGTCTTTTTCTCAAGAATCGCAGCAATCCTCGTATCGCGATTAGTGCGTTCAGAAATGCAAGTGATTGTCCGTTTTGCTGCCATTATAATTTTCCAAATTTTATTCTCGATCCTTGGAAGTATAGTCGTAAGTGCTTACTCGCGTCACCGGGAATTTCATGCTGACCGTGGAGGCGGAGACTTAGCGGGTCGTGATAAAATGGCCCATGCGCTACGTTCTTTGAAAGCACACGTCGCTCGTGCCAATGTCGATGACCGCACAGACGACTCAGCGATCCAGACAATGAAGATCAGTGGAAAAGGCGGAATGATGAAGCTATTCTCCTCACACCCTGATTTAGATGAACGAATTGCCCGCTTAGAACAACGTTAAATAGTAAGAATAAAGCAACTGCTCTAATTAATTAGGGCAGTTGTTTTTTAGTTAGGTACAATTCTACATAAAACAGGCTTTTTTCTACACAAAAGCCGGCTTATTCTACATAAAAGAAAGTTGATTCTACACAAAGGTAATTTATTTCAACATCAAGGCACTTTTTTTATGATTTTACTACTTGAGGCAATAGAACACTCAAACAGCAACAATAGTAGATTGGTTTTTATTAGGAACAATTCTACATATAACAGGCATTTCTCTACACAAAAGCCATCTTATTCTACATAAAAGAAAGTTAATTTAACACAAAATTGATTTATTTCTATACCATTGACTAAATGGTCAAAACTAACATTTTGGGACACTTACTATCACTAATGGCAGGGGTAACTTAGTTGTCTTGCTGTTGATTAAGTAATTTTATTATCTCATTATTTTGTTCATTTGCTTTACTTAATTTACGCTCTATTGCAAATAACGTGGACATTAGGAGGGCAAAAGCAATAATCCAAAATAAAAACATATTCTCACTCCTTCAAGATAAAATTAAGTTTTTCAAGGTCAGTCAGCATAAAAACCTATTACTAGCTGTATTCCTGAAGACGATTAGGCGGATGAGCCTAATCGTTGCATAACCTAGATTTAGGCTGACCATCTTTTTGGGTAACCTCATTTTAAAATACGACATTCGCCATCTGATATAGCCTGACTAGAGAGACAACGAGCCCAATGCCGATAATCCCAAGAAACACGTAACGGAACTTGTACATCCATCGGTATTTGTACTTGGAAGGGTCATTCAACTTGCTTTTATCTCTATTGAGGTAATAGACGACTAGAAAAATTGCGGGGACAAATACACTGATTAGTAAAATAATGAAACCGATCTGATTATAGCGGTCTAAAAGCACTTCGTTGACACCGACATTCTGTAAAAGCATGCCTACAATAACAAATAAGAACACAGGTAGTGAAAATACGCCTGTAACGGTGGAACGAAACAGATCTTTTCGCTCATCTTTATTTGCCCCCCGGTACCTACGGATGTTACGTACTGTAAAAAATAAAATGGCGATCCAGCTGATAGCAAAAATCGCGAATGTAACCATGTTTTATTCCTCCCAAGATTGTGTTTTATGTAAGCAGAGACGGTTTGATTTCGGGAAGTCTAGTGATATTGACTCGAGAGAGAATTTTAATTTTATCAGGATAATTGTAAATATATTAGGGTTTCATTATTTTCGAGTGGATACGAAAATAAAATGTAATTTAAAATGCTACAAGAGCCACGAATAAGCCAGCTAAATAAGGATACGGAGATTGAAGCCACAAAAATAGCAACGTAGATAAAACAAAGAAACCAACGCCAACAATGAGAGAAACTTTCTTCATTACGTAGCCCCTTAAATAATAACATCCCATTAAACTTAATACCTTTTTCCTTTTATTTGGGTGTGAATAGGAAATAAACGTTCCTCTTATTGAAGAAAAGATCTTAGCTAGAGCTGTCAAGCAAATCCATTAATATGCTAATTTTATTCTAACTTACAACAATACCAGATTTAAAGCTTCGGAGGTGAAAAAATGAAATTAAAGAATATTAATGTAAAAAAATACACTTTATTATGGATAAGTTTGATACTGCCCTTTAGTAGATTGGTTCTTGTTAGAAACAATTCTACATAAAATAGGCTTTTTTCTACAGAAAAGCCATTTTATTCTACATCAAAGAAAGTTAATTCAACACAAAAGTGATTTATTTCAACATCAAGGCACTTTTTTAAAAATAATTTTGCTATTTGAGCCAAAAGGACGCTTAAACAGCAACAATAGTAGATTGGTTTTTATTAGGAACAATCCTACATAAAATAGGCTTTTCTCTACACAAAAGCTCGCTTATTCTACATCAAAGAAAGTTAATTCAACACAAAAGTGATTTATTTCAACATCAAGGCACTTTTTTTTATGATTTTGCTACTTGAGGCAATAGAACACTCAAACAGCAACAATAGTAGATTGGTTTTTATTAGGAACAATCGTACATAAAACAGGCATTTCTCTACACAAAAGCCATCTTATTCTACATCAAAGAAAGTTAATTCAACACAAAAGTGATTTATTTCAACATCAAGGCACTTTTTTTATTGATTGTTGCTACTTGAGCCAAAAGAACACTCAAATAGCAACAATCAATAAAAAACAGCATTCCTTAAGAAAAAAATCCCCTCAGAATCATTTCTTGAGGGGATCGTCTTTTTTAAAAAGTATAAGCGGACAGCTATCTTCACGCCGCTCGTCTCAAGGGAAATGCATCCTTGAGACTTTAAAGACCGCTAAGCAGTTTTTCTTACACATTCATGCTCATTTTTTCAAACGCTTGCTCAACAGAAACGTACTCATAACCAAGATCTTTGGCGACTGCTTCATACGTAAGATGACCCGCAACAGTGTTGACACCTAGTTTAAGGTGAGTGTTATCAGTAACGGCTTTTTCGACACCTTTATTTGCAATTTGCAATGCATACGGTACCGTCACGTTTGTAAGCGCAATTGTAGACGTTCTTGGCACCGCGCCAGGCATATTTGCCACAGCATAGTGCACAACACCATGTTTATCATACGTTGGGTTGTCATGAGTGGTAATGCGGTCAACCGTTTCAAAAATACCGCCTTGGTCAATGGCAACGTCGACAATGACAGATCCTGGTGTCATCGCTTTAATCATGTCTTCTGTTACGAGCTTTGGTGCTTTTGCTCCTGGGATTAATACGGCACCAATGACTAAATCAGACTCTGCAACCGCTTGAGCGATATTTAATGGATTGGACATTAACGTTTGGATTTCGTTACCGAAAATATCATCTAGTTCGCGAAGGCGTTCAGGGTTTAGGTCAATGATCGTGACATTCGCACCGAGTCCCATCGCGATTTTTGCTGCGTTAGTACCGACAACTCCGCCACCAATGACTGTGACTTTTCCACGTTGAACACCAGGAACTCCGGCTAAGAGAACGCCTTTTCCACCGTTGGATTTTTGTAAAAACTGTGCGCCGATTTGCGTTGACATACGACCGGCAACTTCACTCATTGGTGTAAGGAGTGGCAGTGTACGGTTGACTTCAACCGTTTCGTAAGCAATCGCTGTTACGCCTTTTTCAGTTAACGCTTTGGCAAGTGCCGGTTCGGCGGCTAAGTGTAAATACGTAAATAAAATAAGACCTTCACGGAAGTAGTCATACTCTTCTGGTAGTGGCTCTTTAACTTTCATAACCATTTCAGCAGACCAAGCATCCGCAGCTGTATCAACGATTTTTGCTCCCGCATCAACGTAGTCCGTATCCTCGAAACCGCTTCCAATTCCAGCGCTAGTTTCAATGTAAACGTGATGTCCGACTTTAACTAATGCGTCAACGCCTGCTGGTGTGAGCGCAATCCGATTTTCGTTATTTTTAATTTCTTTTGGGACTCCGATAATCATGATAAATTCCTCCTCCAAAAAAATAATCCTCTGTTAATCAGAGTATAAGCATTAAAAACCCTCTTTGCTTTGTTTGGAAAAGAGAAAAAAAAAGAGGCCTTTTGTGAAAATCTACAAACGGCCGTTCTTTTTTAATTTATTAAGTTTGATATCCAAATACAACGTCATTTTTTCATTCGGGCTTCTTAAGTTGATATCCCCTACATCTGAGATGCGTTTGAGTCGATAATTTAACGTATTATTATGGACATTCAACTCTTTAGCTGCCTCATTGACATTATCTTTATTTAAAAACACTTCAAGGGTCGCTAATAGTTGTGTTTTGTGAAGGGTGTCGTAGTCGGTTAGTTTTTGCAGCGACGTGTTTTCATAACCATCCTCCTCATTCTTTTGAAGAAGGACATCGAGGTACCGGTAAATTCCTAATTGCTGATAGCTATTCGTGTCGCCTACCTCTTTAGGGAATTGATTCTTGACCTGTAAAACAGTGAGTGCCTCTTGGTAGCTCGCTTCAATCCTTTGATAATTTTCATAGATATTGCCGCAACTACCCTGGATTTGACTAATATTAAACCGATGATTCATTTGAGTAATAAAATCGTCGATAAACTCAGATGCATCTAGCTTTCCTTTTGTCATTGGGGGAGGTGAACATAGTAAAATTAATTCGTTGCCATCGATCACGTGAAAGGTGACACTTAGTTTTTGAGTGGTTGTAATCATATAGGAAATATACCGCTCGATTTTCGGGTTAATGTCATGTTGAAATTGGAAGACAATAACGGAGACCGGAAAAGGAGCGCGAATATTTAACTGTTCAAAGCTTTCATTAATTTCTTCATGCGATTTTAGGTGGCCCGTGAGAAGCTGCCAAAAGAACTCCTGATGCCCTTTTTCCCGCTTTAGTTTGCGTCCTTTAAGCTGTAACAATTGGTTTTTCGCAGCTTGAGCAGCCTTTTTTAACAGCGCTAACTCTTCATCTAACAGGTGATTATCGATTTCAAGTGCCCAAATATAGCCTAAAATTTCATTTTTCCTTCGAATGGTGATCGCGATTCGATCACCAAGCCCGACTTCGGTTATTTCTGAAATACGTACAGGCTCTTCACTCTGAATGAGCTTTGGCATAATGCCGTCTCTCCACAAACTATTGATAACTTTTTCGGGTACTCTCCTTCCCATAATGGTCGCAATTCTTGCAGAATCCGTTCGTTCATCATGAGAACTATAGGCTAACAGGCGGTGGTTAGCATCCTCTATTGTGACAGGACATTTCAACACATCACTGATTTTGTCGACTAAATTCTCTAAACTTCCAAAAGACCCTTGAAAAGGATTCTTATTTAAGGTGTTGTCGTTCATAAAAAAACCCCTCTAGATTTGAAAAATTCTGGCGCACCGGCGTGACCATTCGTCATTAAATACCTACATATATTCTATTCTTAAATACAGCTAATAGACAAGTATATAGGAAAGAACTTTGTCATTGACATGTTTTTAGGCAAAATCACCTCTTTGGATAACGTGAAGTTTTCAATTAATTCTCACTTTTTTAGTTAGAGGTCATTATTTGAAAATAATTGTATTTCACTACTCTTTGGAATTCTTTAGTCATTTGTTTTCTTTGACAAACGTGATATATTATATTTGGATAATTTCACAACTATAATTGTTTTCATAAATGTTAAAATGACGCTATGCCTTTGAAAGCGTTATCATCCAAAGGGGGATTTTTTTTGGATTTACTATCTATATTAGACAGAATTAATGGTGTTTTATGGGGAACACCGAGTTTAATTTTACTATTCGGGACAGGCCTACTGTTAACTGTTATGTTAAGGGGCCTTCAGTTTAGACGATTACTCTACGCCTTTAAGCTTGCTTTTACGAAAGAAGGCAAAAGCGACTCAAAAGATGAAGGCGATGTCAGTAATTTTAAAGCGCTAATGACCGCTCTAGCTGGAACGATTGGAAATGGTAATATTGCCGGAGTAGCAACAGCCATTACGTTAGGTGGTCCGGGAGCGATTTTTTGGATGTGGATTGTAGGTCTATTAGGGATGGCAACGAAATATGCCGAGGCTCTATTGGCCATGAAATATCGTGTAAAAAATGCAAAAGGTGAATATTCCAGTGGGCCAATGTATTACGTTGAACGCGGCTTAGGAAAGAAGTTTAAATGGTTAGCCATTGCATTTGCTATTTTTGGTGCCTTTGCAGCATTAGGGATTGGAAACAGTGTCCAATCCAATACGATTGCCGGCGTGATGGAAACGTCTTTTGGCGTTAATAATATCACGACCGCCATTGTCCTTTCTGCATTAGCTGCCTTAATTATTTTTGGTGGTTTACAACGTATTAGTGCTGTAGCGGGCTTTTTCGTACCGATTATGGCGGTATTTTATATCTTAGGATCACTACTCATTTTAGCTATTAACTTTGATCAAATTATTCCTGCTTTTCAATTGATTTTCCATTATGCATTTAATCCCGTTGCCGCAACAGGCGGGTTCGTTGGAGTCCTTGTATCTGAAGCGATCCGAAACGGTGTTGCTCGTGGAATTTTCTCAAACGAAGCTGGTTTAGGTACAGCTGCACTGATTGCAGGGAATGCCAAAACAGATCATCCTGTTAAACAAGCACTTGTAGCGATGACAGGAACGTTTATTGTTACGATCATTGTCTGTACGATGACCGGGCTAGTCCTTGTTATTACAGGTTTTTGGGATCCAACTGGTGGTCAACTCTCAGGAGTCACTCACGAAGCAGGCTTGGAAGGCGGCGCATTAACCGGGGCAGCATTCGCATCAGTTTTAGGTGGTGTTGGTGAATATATCGTTGCCTTTTCAGTTATTTTCTTTGGTTTCTCAACGATTGTTGGTTGGTATGTCTACGGAGAAAAATGCTTCGAGTATATCGCTGGAACCAAGGGGATTTCAGGGTATCGCGCCATTTACATTGCGGCCTGTGCAATTGGTGCCGTAGCCAATTTAACAACGATTTGGGCTTTCGCTGATATGGCCAATGCATTAATGATGATCCCGAACTTAGTTGCCCTTATCTTATTAAGTAAAGTGGTCGTTCGAGAAACAAATGACTACTTTAACAATCACTACCAAGCAGCAGATAAGGCGATCAAAAAAGCAAGTTAAGCTGGCTATTTTAATGCGGAACCTGGTAAAGAAATGAATAACTCTAGAACAATGAACTGAGCATCGTCAAAGGTGCTCAGTTTTTTTATACTTTACGAAGTTTAATTTCTCTAAAGGAAACTAGTGCTTGGCGGTAATGCGAGTTTTCTTGAAAAGATAAGAAACTAAAAAAAGACAGACAGCTACTTTCACGCTTCTCGTATAAGACAGTTAAATTTTTAAAACATTCTAAATACATTGACTTCGTTGGGGGTTATTACTAAGATAGAAAAAAGGTTTTAAGAAACAGTTGTGATCCGTGTCTGTGTTTTTGAGAAACAACCTTTTTAAAAAAGCTTACTTAGGTCATTTCGAGATTGAGAGGAGCAATTGTATATGGTAAAAAATTTATTTACTAGGTTAGAAGAAGTTTATCCAGAGATGGTGGAATTCAGAAGAGATCTCCACATGTACCCTGAACTTTCACACCAAGAGGTGAACACGCCGAAAAAAATTGCTGAATTTCTATCAAACTTGGGATTAGAGGTTAGAACCGGGGTTGGTGAAAAAGGAGTAGTAGGGTATTTAAAAGGTGGCAAGCCGGGAAAAACAGTCGCATTACGTGCGGACTTTGATGCTTTGCCGATTCAGGAAGAAAATGATGTTGAATATAAGTCTCGTGTTCCAGGAGTGATGCACGCATGTGGCCATGATATTCACACGTCTGCTTTATTAGGTGTAGCTAAAGCACTCTCTGAAGTGAG encodes the following:
- a CDS encoding alanine/glycine:cation symporter family protein gives rise to the protein MDLLSILDRINGVLWGTPSLILLFGTGLLLTVMLRGLQFRRLLYAFKLAFTKEGKSDSKDEGDVSNFKALMTALAGTIGNGNIAGVATAITLGGPGAIFWMWIVGLLGMATKYAEALLAMKYRVKNAKGEYSSGPMYYVERGLGKKFKWLAIAFAIFGAFAALGIGNSVQSNTIAGVMETSFGVNNITTAIVLSALAALIIFGGLQRISAVAGFFVPIMAVFYILGSLLILAINFDQIIPAFQLIFHYAFNPVAATGGFVGVLVSEAIRNGVARGIFSNEAGLGTAALIAGNAKTDHPVKQALVAMTGTFIVTIIVCTMTGLVLVITGFWDPTGGQLSGVTHEAGLEGGALTGAAFASVLGGVGEYIVAFSVIFFGFSTIVGWYVYGEKCFEYIAGTKGISGYRAIYIAACAIGAVANLTTIWAFADMANALMMIPNLVALILLSKVVVRETNDYFNNHYQAADKAIKKAS